A window of the Garra rufa chromosome 10, GarRuf1.0, whole genome shotgun sequence genome harbors these coding sequences:
- the LOC141344634 gene encoding tripartite motif-containing protein 16-like protein, producing MVSFQSLSAPPESTDGNDDLFSSLFSSDGLRESVHQLRDKLEDFCKEELKKISDRVTFTNIVPRTRKDFLQYSHQLTLDLNTVNKHLHLSERNRVITATKTVQSYPDHPDRFDVWQVLCRESVSGRCYWELEWRACKFSSMSISVSYKSISRKGGGYECLFGSNDQSWSLICSSSRYSFKHNNIETVLPVKSISSRIGVFVDHSAGTLSFYSVSDTMSLIHTVHTTFTQTLYPGFGFGFISYGSSVKLC from the exons ATGGTG agtttccagtctctctcagcacctcctgaatctaCAGACGGAAATGACGATCTCTTCAGTTCTCTCTTCTCTTCTGATGGTCTGAGAGAATCTGTCCATCAGCTGAGAGACAAACTGGAGGATTTCTGCAAAGAGGAGCTCAAGAAGATCTCAGACAGAG tcacattcaccaacattgttcccaggaccaggaaggacttcctacaat attcccatcagctcactctggatctgaacacagTGAATAAACACCTCCATCTGTCTGAGAGAAACAGAGTGATTACTGCCACTAAAACAGTTCagtcgtatcctgatcatccagacagatttgatgtgtggcaggtgttgtgtagagagagtgtgagtggacgctgttactgggagctggAGTGGAGAGCTTGTAAATTCAGTAGTATgtctatatcagtgtcatataagagcatcagcaggaagggaggAGGTTATGAGTGTTTGTTTGGatctaatgatcagtcctggagtttgatcTGCTCTTCCTCCAGATACTCATTCAAACACAATAACATAGAGACTGTTCTCCCTGTAAAGTCCatcagcagtagaataggagtgtttgtggatcacagtgcaggaactctgtccttctacagcgtctctgacacaatgagcctcatccacacagtccacaccacattcactcagacgctctatcctgggtttgggTTTGGGTTTATTAGTTATGGatcatcagtgaaactgtgttga
- the LOC141344635 gene encoding E3 ubiquitin/ISG15 ligase TRIM25-like produces the protein MSKMAEARISVDHKEFMCPVCLDLLKDPVAIPCGHSYCKSCITDCWDQEDQMRVYSCPQCRQTFSPRPALARNTILAEMVEKLKKTKLTADCYAGAGDVECDVCTGRKYKAVKSCLVCLNSYCQNHLEQHESLFKGKRHNLTEATGRLQEMICQKHEKILEVFCRTDQKCICVLCMDEHKNHDTVSAAAQRTEKQLTAFTLNTTAEINSSCKKTFTV, from the exons ATGAGTAAAATGGCAGAAGCCAGAATTTCAGTGGATCATAAGGAGTTCATGTGTCCGgtgtgtctggatctcctgaaggatccagtggccattccctgtggacacagttactgtaagagctgtattacagactgctgggatcaggaggatcagatgagagtctacagctgccctcagtgcagacagaccttcagtccaagacctgctttagctaGAAACACCATCTTGGCTGAAatggtggagaaactgaagaagaCCAAACTTACTGCTGACTGTTacgctggagctggagatgtggagtgtgacgtctgtactggaagaaaatacaaagccgtcaagtcctgtctggtgtgtcTGAACTCTTACTGTCAGAATCATcttgaacaacatgagagttTGTTTAAAGGAAAGAGACACAATTTGACTGAAgccactggacgactgcaggagatgatctgccagaaACATGAGAAGATCCTTGAGGTTTTCTGTCGCACTGATCAGAAATGTATATGTGTGCTGTGTATGGATGAACATAAAAACCACGACACTGTATCAGCTGCagcacagaggacagagaaaCAG CTTACAGCATTCACACTGAACACCACAGCAGAAATCAACAGCAGCTGCAAGAAGACTTTCACTGTTTGA